A single genomic interval of Hevea brasiliensis isolate MT/VB/25A 57/8 chromosome 4, ASM3005281v1, whole genome shotgun sequence harbors:
- the LOC110640749 gene encoding uncharacterized protein LOC110640749, which yields MKCIQFQSSFPSLHPQTKQKHQQQKLKTQKWLCPYTQRIPARTRAIINPLILADTSPSKGGDISVLLQTGGLLLFAYGIANFVVPAFISKQYELDEETKEDSMPDKDGSIDGEEDGMTKRQSLRKKRGFQGTRT from the exons ATGAAGTGTATTCAATTTCAGTCTTCATTTCCTTCCTTACATCCACAAACCAAGCAGAAGCACCAGCAGCAGAAACTGAAGACACAGAAATGGCTATGCCCTTATACCCAAAGAATACCAGCAAGGACCAGGGCTATTATTAACCCTCTCATTCTTGCTGACACTTCCCCATCTAAAGGAGGAGACATATCTGTCCTCCTTCAAACTGG TGGTTTGCTTCTGTTTGCGTATGGGATAGCCAACTTTGTGGTGCCGGCCTTCATTTCCAAACAATATGAATTGGATGAGGAAACTAAAGAAGATTCAATGCCTGATAAGGATGGCTCCATAGATGGTGAGGAGGATGGTATGACCAAGCGACAATCACTAAGAAAGAAACGAGGCTTCCAAGGCACTAGGACATGA